From Gossypium raimondii isolate GPD5lz chromosome 11, ASM2569854v1, whole genome shotgun sequence:
GATGTCTGCATAACTTACTTGGTAAGGAATCAACAAGAGCTTTGAGCAGACGCTTTCCTTATAGAAAGGGTCTTTTTTGGTTGATAAATAGAAATGGTCGACAGCAATCAATAGAACATTGAATGGCCATGGAAGTTTATAAGCTTTCCAAGCAATAAAAGCTTGTATAACAGTTCGTACAACAGCTCCTGGTGCAGGAAAGCCACAGTGAATGATGAAACCGAATGTATGGTAAACTGAGGTTCTGTAAGCAGGATGAGAAGTTTCGCGAACAAAAAAGTGTTGTTCTTGGATGAAAgaagagaggaagaagaagaaagagatggtGGAGATGACGAAGAAAACGCGTTTAATGATTCTTTCCATGTTTTCTTTTGGAGTTCATTACCTAGGGATAGCCAGAGGAATATTTGAAGGTAAGTGTGTCTGAGGAGGTAATCCCAAAGTTTTTCTATGCTGACATGTTGAAGAATGatgcaaatatttaataaacaaaaacaaaatgacaTCTTGTCGTCTTCATCCTTCTGGTTTTGGCTTGTATATTTGTTGGTTGTAGAGGATAACCGGCTCTTTTTGGCCCTTTTCCTTTCTCTGATAAATCATCCTGTCTATATCACAGCCATGTTCATAAGCTCATAAACTCTCGTCACCCAGAGGAATTTGTATCTTTGAAACAGACATGCTTaatctatgtatatatagttgAAAACTGGACTTTGTTTTGTCAAATAGATCAGTCAACTCcgtgataaagtgtttaagtCGGTTAGCCTATTTCCGGCCCATTATCTTATTTCTGGTGCCGGAATCTAgaatcaaatttctttttctggCGCCGTTTCTTAGTATCTGCAAAGATAGTGAAAGGTAGCATTCTTTTATACATAAGAAATTGTAACGTAAATTTACTGTGTTAgtccttaatattttttttaaaaataagggattttttcagacattttatttcattaaaaaattatatatctcataatACAAAAGTCACTACTTTCTTAATAATATCATAacaattatcaataaaaaggaACTACTTTCCTCATAATATCATCACAATTATCAATAATaacatttttgaaataatatgttgactttattttttttgaacgAAATATGTTGGCTTTATTAATAATTGtttgtaacaaaattttatactaattttttgttatgaaatgttGTAAAAATAGTTCTTAATTATTAAAGTGTACtactttttagaaaaaattaaaaatagttaaaacataaactaaaaaaatattttctaaaaaacttattaaaactgtttttttaatataaaacttaGAACTACCTATAATTCTTCACCAACtcttaaataggaagataaacGTGCTTCAACACACTCGAACTCACGTCATCCTAcactgaaaatttttaaataaaatatatttgtattaaaatatattttaagattccttatgaaaaatgttcaattttttattgaaaatactctttaataatagaataattcaaattaagtgaataataaagtttttaaattatggtttaaaaattgtttttcacaaacacatatttaataaaaatactttttaaagcctttatttaattaattaaacaaatttacagtaattttaagaatttgcaaaataattttaatttaatggctAAGATttgtaaatatcttttaaaattttacaatttttttacaattttatcaaatcataattaatttttcttatttaattgtttttaccatattttgaattaatttttagtaaaatatatagaaGATATTGTTgggaaataatttattttattttattattcgttAAATCTACTcgaattttgaatattacttCCTATTATCATACTTttctaattagttttattataattatctCAAACAGATTAGATAATTTGACAATTTATATTCGTTCACTGTTgtattaatacattttaatactAATTATAAGCAGTGGCATATTTAGGGCTGTCAGGCCCacaaaattatctatttagaccttttaaaaattttaaaatttaaaattattaaggtaaaattatattttggtccctaaaatgataaaatttaatttaatcttttaaaattataaacatataaactattaaaaattaaaattcaattttgacttCTAAAAATTTTTCTGACTTAGCCCTCAATTATAAGGTTGtgaatcattaattataaatctATATGTTAtcacaattttatcttttaaaatttcatatttaaagcataaattttatttataattttacaattttttgtaacaaaaatttatataaacaatgTACTAAactagtttatattatttattgctaagtgtttaataaaaaaattcagtttaTTGACATAATTCTTTCAATGACATTTGGTTGAATATATTGCTGTCATATGCCAATCTAATATCTAAAGAGTTTATTAAATcgattcttttaaattttttactaaaaatttgaaatctttaatgctattattattttttcgtagaaagaaaaataggcaaagcctaaaaattagagaaattaatttctatttgaCTCCACAAGAACATTCAAACggattttcttttctaaaaaaatattaatttcggACGGTGGATCTTTGAGGATCACTAAATGATCAATATCGTCACTAATTGTCTTGGCTAGGCGATCCACCACTTTGTTATTAGTTCTACGAATACTCCTAAATTTTACTTTCTAATCTATGGAACACAAGTCGTTAATCATCTGAATTTCAACAACATTGTCACTCTCCAAGCAAAGCATTGTCACTCTCCAATTTGACTTGTCTAAAACCTTTATCCTAGGCTAGTCTCAGTCCTTCAAGAACTACTTTGGcttcaatttgaaaaatatgttataCCTATTGCCATCTTGAAACCAAACAACTAGCCACTGCTTGGTCCTCTCGCCACACTGCAAATTGCTGCTTCTAAACTGCTCCTTGATAACGATCCATCAACATTAATTTTGATCCTTCCAAAGGTCGTATTTTGCCAACTATTCACCGTCATAGATTTGCACGCCCATCTTTCAATTGCCCCTCCTATTTGCAATGATTCAGTCAATGCAATAGCTTAGGAAATAATATCTCTGTCATTCATGTTCGCTCGATTAAAGATGGCATCATTTTTGCTTTTCCAAACCAACCAGCAAAcaatctaaaaaaaaacctcCTATTGTCCACCACCATACGCACAATTACCTTCATTCTTTAAGTTCAACATGATCCATTTTTCAAGAGGGAATTTGAAAAAACATCTCCAATATTTCATAGGGACAACTGCTTTCCAAACTGATTGTGCAAATGAGCAGTCCCTAACAACATGCAATGTAGATTCCAAAATGGCACCACATTGCTCGCAAAATGGAAATTGAGTCATACCTCATCTACCACGCTCCTCGTTTGTAAGTAGTCAGCCACAaataatcaaaaacaaaaacatcatcaCTCGTTGAGAGGCCACAATCTTCCATATTAGCTTGTCACTCCTAAAATGTCCTGAATCGTTCGCAATAAAAAGATGTTTGTAAGACTCCGAGACAGAGAACTTCCTCGCCGATGTCCATTTCTAGGAAACAAAGTCCAAACCAGCACCACAAGTAAACGCTTTATGTGCAAGAATATGTGTTAAAATTCCTCTGGGGAAAATTGAAGATAACCACTATATATTTCAGATTCCATCCAAGAGAGCCATATCACGTACTAAAATCTTGTCATTCGGCTCCCTAGGTCCAAGATAGAATTATCGTGGAGGACTAATCTCTTGCACCCAATCATCGTTTCAAAAATTGACTAGGTGACCAGCCCAAATAATTCAGATAATACCCTTTTTGACTTCATCCCAAATGTGCATCAAAGACCTCCATAAGTAATATGGGTTACTACGTCGAATATCACCAGGTACAAAACTATGGAtactatatttatttcttaaaattataacCCAAAATGCACCAGGATTAGCAATCAGATTGAAGCCAAGCTTTATAAGGAACAACTTACTTTGAATTTGCAAACTTCAGATTCTCATACCACTATTATCTTTAGACCGATAACTAATGTTCCAGTTGACTAGAGATGGTTTCCGAATAGAAGTGGAAGACCTTTACAAAAAAACACAagctaatttttcaatttcattataaatagTGACAGGAATTCTTTCAATTGACATGAAATAATTAGGAATCGACAGCAAAACAAACTTTACCAATGTCAAACAACCTACTAATGATAGCTTGCGCTCATTCCACCCAGAAAGTCAAGTTTTAACTTTATCCAGTATTAATTGAAATGTATTAACCTCCACTCTATCCTGAAATAAAGGCATTTTGAGGTATCTCCCCAAATCACTGACCGTTGTAATGCCAAGTTTAGAGCATACACCTCTAGCTTCCTCGTCCCTAACATTAGATGAAAAGAAAATCTAAGTATTTTGCTTGTTAACACGATGACCAATGAAATGACAAAAGGTGTCTTAGACATGCTTGAGACAATCGACTCTTGAATCATCAGCTCTATAGAACAACACTAAATCATCTGCAAAAAATAGGTGTGACACACCTGGCCCCCGACGAGAAAGCATAATTGGTTCCCATAGCTTCTGATCAATTGTTGCTTCAATTAGATGGCATAAACGTTCCATACACAAAACAAAAAGATATAGAGGATCACCTTTTCGAACGCCTCTTGTTGGAATGAAAAAATTAGAAAGAGATCCATTCCAAAGAAGCTACATTGAGGTAAACGAGACACATAACATAATCACCCGTACCAACAGCTCCGACAAGCCTACGTCAGATAAAGTATCCTGAAGGAAATCTCATCTAATCTTGTTGTAAGTTTTTTTCAAGATCAACCTTTATCGCCATCCAACCCTTCTTACTCTTGGTTTGTTTCATTGTATGGATTGCCTTCTGAGCTATAATGATATTATCCAAAATGTTCTGTGAGGCGATGAAGCGACTGATTCTTTCGAACCAGATCTTGTATAATTCTCCGAAGATGGATTACAATTGtctttgtaattattttgtacAAAACAATGCATGAATTGATATGTCGGTACTGACTTATTAAATCAACATCACTGTATTTTGGAATGAGGACCAAGAGAGTTTTGTTTAGAGCTGGATCCAAGAGTCCCCGAGAAAAAACCTCATTTATCATCCTGTAGACACTAGAATCCACAATATCCCAATGCGTCTGGTAAAATTTAGCACGAATCTCATCCACACCAACTGCCTTAAGAGGAGCCATGCTAAAAATCGCCTATCGGACCTCCTCTTCACTAACATCAATAGATAGCTCCGCTATACTAACACTACAAATTTTTGGGAAACAACCCTTAATTGGATATTCTCCAATCGATAATAATCCAAAGTATAAAGTTTTGAGAAATGATCAATAGTAAGTCTCTCCAGTTGATCTTCATTGAAACACCACTCAAACCCATCTACTTTCAAAGCATcgattttgttttgcttttttttttttgctcaaggTATGACAATGGAAAAATTTAGTGTTCTTATCCCCATTTAAAAGCCATATGCACGGGGATTTCTGTAACCATAATATCTCTTATTGGTTTAAGATATTTTCTATCTCTAGTCGAATTTCAGTTTCCCTTTGTCTTAACCGTACTGAATTACTTAGTTCTAGAGATTTTTGGATACAATCTAAATCCCTCAATGCCTTTCCTTACGAACGAAAAAGTTACTGAACACGGTGGTATTCCATTATTTCACCAATTTAGTAAAATGCACATATTCTCAAATATATTACTGTTAACCCGACATAAATTAATCACCACATCCCTAAACTCTGAATGTTTATGCCAGCTAGCTATAAAACGAAaatatgtaacagcccgtttttagtagTGTCAGAAATattggtttcgggaccacaaatccgatgagtgagttcgtaaatattattaattaatatttatgagtcaagtattatattattgaagtttcaatttaataaattatgttaattagtcGTTTAGTCAAGTTTAAGTGGTTATTttctaaagtcaagtggttttagaaaatgaggtatcgggacctcgtttttATAAATCgagcttgtaaatattttattaaatatttacgaagtatTATTAGGGTCATATTAAATGTAACATCCTAAAAACCGAGCCAAAAGAAATTGAGTTGGTGAAATAAAGAGTGGttacattttgattttgagctaagattttgaaaattttgaaaagtaattgATCTGGTTTAGTGACTAATTGTTATGTTTGAGTGTGCAGGGTCCTGGGTTTGAACcctttcttttgaattttgcTACCTTTGTCTGAATCCTATTCTTGAACATCTGATTTATATAGTATTTTCACTCAATTGATTATAATGATAGCCTAGTGGTTCAATGGTTAATCTTTTGTATACCCTCTGGTCTTATGTTCAAATCTCTGCGAAAGTAATAGGAGAATGTTCTTTTTGTTTATGCTGCATTTTGAGATAGtttcttattgttttaaattactaaatttcaatcaaaattccCTTCTCTTCCACATccacttttcaaattttgttttctgtCATTCCTCTCTATTTTCCTTCCTCTTTGTTTTgccttttcttctttaattattttttttgctttcttgCATGAAATTGATTCTGTACGGGGTTTGGTTTCTccttcttttttcaatttgtaGTGCCGATAAAAGTTTGTTTCACTAGTATGGTGAACTTGTTCCGTTGGGTTTTTGAGTTTGCGTTACAAGAGTTGTTTTTGCTTTGAGTGTTGGTTTAATGGgtttggttaaaatataatctcattaaaatataattaaataagaaaaatttttaatatttatattaatattaaataaaataaaaaatatcctCCCACCATCCCCCTCTCTTCTCCCTCATTCtttttgttggatttggtgtcctaagtgtagtatattcatttgtaaacttctaatttttttcaaacagattagttaataaaataaatccattgattacattaatatactttgtataattgccCTTATATGATTTTTGCGCgcaaagcaaaaaaaagaagcaaacgTTACTCATTACTTGtctaattttaaactaatactaagtggtattacgtggtcgtatcgtaatacgaaaagataacttatattagtagatgaacctaaacacaTCATTAATCTAGTCGGTAATGAGCAAAACAATTTAAAGATTGATATGTTGTTTATCAAGTCCAGTTGTGGATATAATTTctcttgggcatcggagcaaATGACTttcagaagatagagacatagatgtgactgactggactgacagtATATTGGACAGGACCTAAGaaaaatagatcttgaatctatttatgatttattcacttgtgatgttcataatGTCGCATACataaatcctaagtggatgacagactatgtatgcgtgactcgtacactttgatgtaagtaaaagcctgagttcggATTGATAAGGAAACGAAAGTCAGTGCGTTTGGTGTACAACTTTTGCAGTATGTggcgtcattcacaatagtgaaattcataactcgagacatgggtaaatgatatcctctaattggcattacatggttgatgaaaagtaaacatggccatGGACCATTTGTCTTTGtaatgaatgacttgattactatttgatagtaattaactttttataaaGGAAGATGTgatgattaccatgagataaaatagtaTCATATTGAGAGAACAAATGttatcctaaagagattaaggatattctATGAGAATAACACAATATGACAAGGTAATTGGATGAGCACTAATCAAATTGCTTTTCTAATGGTATGCTattggggagagctcaatcatgatactatagtaaaacgactttgtgactaaataagtttataattaataggtgaaaagctggaacttaattataaatcatttgagcatTAATTgaatatgtccaatcggtccctcctctaactcgttgaaactagaaatgaattgcatgttgaatcaaatgaacaaaaatggtgaaatagagaaataagaagcatttggaaatgattaaggttttctccaaaatgaaaatgaaaatggagaaatgaaatcatttggaaataaatgtgattttctccaaaatgaaaatgaaaatgaaaatgaaaataaaatgaaaaatgaatttatatttttgaattaaatgaagttcgaaaatgaaaataaatcatttggtcataatGAACTATTGAATGcggaaatattaaatatattttctcatatattcttttacggtaaagtcgtcatgatttaacggaattagaattgggttgagaaaattatttaattagaaatatattgaagtttattttttggaaatagaaaaagaaatattgggttggatcaaattataaagtattgagtAAAAAGTCCGGAAATACTTGTAATTGAATTCGATATGGAAAAGGCCCAAAAGCCCCTTATGTAACAAGGGGGATGACAAACCTTAGTATCATTAACTAGGGATgtctgtaacaacccgttttttattggtgtcaaaaatagtggtttcggggccaccaaatccgacgagtaagttcgtaaatattattatttaatatttacgagtcaaatgtgatttttaaaaaggttttttatttgataatttatgttatataagtgatttattaagttcaagtgattttagaaaataaggaatCGGgaccttatttttataatcgagtcgtaaatatttttataaatatttacggagtgtcattaaggtagtattaaagtttcgttaataaattttaa
This genomic window contains:
- the LOC105804115 gene encoding ABC transporter G family member STR2-like yields the protein MERIIKRVFFVISTISFFFFLSSFIQEQHFFVRETSHPAYRTSVYHTFGFIIHCGFPAPGAVVRTVIQAFIAWKAYKLPWPFNVLLIAVDHFYLSTKKDPFYKESVCSKLLLIPYQMQKVWIHPIHIQKLTIFHALPLWLQEGNGLSETLAIGMFTQEP